ATGGGAATCTGTGTTCTCTTTCTTCTTATATTGATGGATGAAGAGAACAAGACATTCTTGAAAGTTTCTTGTCTCATGAATGCAGCTTATGAATTGTATCTCTATCAACCTTGGTGGAAAGACAGCATTGGAAAATGTGGAACGGCCTGCTAAGAGTAATTTGCATTCACTTGTCCATCTCTTGGTATTAACCAGTTCTTTAAGTGCCATGCAGCACCATCTCCCCCAAGCGATCCTGAAGTGAAGAACGTTGCAGACAAATTAGCAAGTTTTGTGGCTAAGAATGGAAGAGAGTTTGAACATGTTACAAGGCAAAGAAATCCTGGTGAAACACCTTTTAAGTATGTTCTCTAGTGGTCTTTTatcatctttctttcttttcttcttttcttttgttttctttaactTTTATCTTATTTATAACCATGAAAGGATCTTAAAGAATCTGAAGTGATACTTGTATTACTGAGCCATTATTACTATGTCATAATTTTTTTGTAGGTTTCTGTTTGATACTAGCTGTGCGGATTACAAATACTATGAGTATCAGCTTATTGAAGAGGAAAAAGCTCTTGCCAAGAGTAGGGATGGTCAAGTTTCACACAGTGGTTTGTACTCTTTATTCATCGTTCTCTAGCCTCTTAAATGTCTGTTTTCCCCCCAATGCTTACACATCATAATGCTGTCATTGATCATCTACTGCTTAGTAGTTGTCTTGGATGAGTTATTCACATCCACAACTGTGAAACCTTGCACTTTTCTTGGTGACGAGTTCCATGAATTTTGGAGTTCTTTGGCATTTGATGTCAGATTTGGCCTTTGCGTATCTGGCTATATATGGTTGGGTTTTGATTTGTACCCAACTAAAAATCATCCAtgaataaaattaggaaagggtGCTTGTAAGTTGTGTGGCGCTTATTTTCTTGATTGAAGGTCGTTCAGTGCCTAGCTCCTCGTATTACCAGTAAAATAAGTGGGGACACATAGTTTTGATTTATAAAGAAAATACTGCGACTTATTTATGGTTCCTTGGCTTGCACTAGGGTTATGTTGAAATGTCTTTTGATTGGATTTGGGTTCATTTTTGCACCTGTGCATTCGGATTAAGCTAATAAActatatttttctctttctttccgAATATCAGCCAGTACAATTTCTTCAGTTGCTAGAACATCGACTGgcggtcagaggattcctcttcaaCAACACTCTGATTATCAAATCCCAGCCTCAGCTCTCTACGAGGCTAGTGAGGaaagtagatcttcttcttcaaatcaagCATCATCTGTAGGAAGAACCCTATCCTATGGTGTGCATGTTACCCTCTctctttaccttttttttttttgattacctATTGCTTTTGTGTGTTACCAGATGCTAGTATCAGTTAGGGGGTAGACCTTTACACCAATTCTGCATTCAAAATGTTTACGATTGCATATCCATGGGCCATAGCACTATGATATAACTCGTAACTCCAGATTGTTAATTTTTTATATGAATTACTCCAGTAGGCTAGTTGTTTTGCTACCATGACCCTGTTTCATGTGTTTACAAAGTGAGGCGCATTATTGATCCTTTATTACGGGAACTCACAATGATATGGCCAAGATCAGCCAAATCGGGATTTAATCTAAAAGCATTAAGATAGTAAATGTATAATTTTCCTTGTGAAAAGTGTTCATCTATCAGTTTCTTGTTTCAATCTATTTTCTGAGATGATCTACTTTTCCATTTGTAGGTGGATCTAGTGCATCTTCAGCTGCAGATCCTGTTGCGATGATGGAATTCTACATGAAGAAGGCTGCACAGGAGGAGAGGCGGAGGCAGCCTAGACAGTCAAAAGATGAAATGCCTCCTCCTGCTTCTCTCCAAGGTCCAGGTAATTATGAGTTTGCTCTTCTCTATACTCTTTTGTTGTATAGAAATTCCAGTAGTTGATGTTTTTGTCTGAAAATTACCAATTAAAATCTTTTCTTGTTTCTCtttatcaatttttttgttttgttatgaAATAGCTCCAGGCAAAAAGGGCCATCACATGGGTGATTACATACCTCAAGAAGAATTGGAGAAGTTCATGGCAAGCTGCAATGATGCTGCTGCGCAAAAAGCTGCAAAAGAAGCTGCTGAGAGGTCTAAAATCCAAGCCGACAATGTTGGGCACAAGCTTTTGTCCAAAATGGGTTGGAAAGAAGGTATTTTCTCTTTTGAAGTTCTTTCCATCAATGTCTTACGAGTAACACCACCAGCAGGTGCTGATAGGTTAAACTTGTCAACATTTGGAGTGTCTGTATCCCAATTATGATTTTGGTTGATCACTTGGATAAATGACAATTTATTACCCATGTACACTAAGTAGCCCCTGACCTTCAGAATTCTTTACGTGTGCATTTCAATTTTGGGGTTTTGCTGATAACCCTTATCACCTGTTATTGGAGTTATTTAGCTTATACTTCAGGAAGTCTGGAACTACTCATCTGCAGACCCTGTTGAGGTGTGCCAGTTTAGTTCTTAGTAAATGGTATTAGAGCAAACGTCAATTCCAGGGTTCTATTCCTAAAAAGGGTGCCCTCTATGCACACCTGTCCTCTATCTTAGATTTGACTGTTGTTGAACAATGTTCTCTGACTCGTGTCAAGCAATTAATACTGGTGCAAACAGTAAAGAGAACCCATCATAACTTGCTTTCTGTTCAAGTAGTTTCGCTGTATATAGCTCTACTGGTCACTTCCATGGGGTTACTAATGTCAAGTAATTGCCTCTCTTGAATGTGCTGGATTATAATTGAAGGTGAGGGTCTGGGGAGCTCCAAGAGTGGTCGTGCAGATCCCGTCTCTGCTGGAAATGTGAAATTGAACAACTTGGGTGTTGGAGCTGTAAAACCTGATGAGGTTAAACCCGAAGATGACATTTATGAACAGTATAAGAAGAGGATGATGCTTGGTTACCGCCACAGACCTAATCCTCTGGTAATAAAAGGCACAtagcaactttttttttttttttttttacttcgctGAAAGTAATTGTGCCTCATTGACTGACTATAACCTTTGGTTAAATGCAGAACAATCCAAGAAAGCAGTATTACTGAAGGTTCTGTTCCATTGGGATTTTGGGGGATGTTTTGTAACATTGTTTTTCAGAATACTATAAAAATAGAAGACTCTCTATCCTTGTAAGTTAAAAAGGTTGGCTGATGAAAAGTATAATTTCTTCTATTCATTCTGGTCTGTATTGTGGAAAAACTGATTGATTCATTCCTTAGTCATATACTACTAGCTGAAAGAATGATAGTCGAACACTTTTATGTGAAGTTCTCTGTAATGGTAAATGTAAGTTAAATATTTGCATCTGGATCCGGGATGACAGCTAAACTAAACACGCTTTAGGAAAAATACCCCCAGTGTATCTTACTAGAGTAAAATAGAATTAAATAGAACATGTGTGGAAGTAACTGCGTTTTTGGGAAGTTGGAGCAGCTATCCTGGGAATGGCTGGTTGCATATGTTAATAAACAAACCATTAGTCTTGGCTAAAAGATCTTTGTGCCCATTAAAGTTCATCGGATATTAGAGAGGTAATTTGATATTTGGTTTGACTATGTTTTTGTCACATCGTGGACTTCTTTTAGGCCGGGAGTCCCTTCTCATCCATTTGTTTTCGGTTTAGTTGTTGATTTCTGAATTCAGCATTTGTTACGGTTGGGGtagatttaaaaaaaacaaaCGATGCCATTCATCAATTTCCCAAAAAATCTACATCAATAGTATACGGACGCTGAACAAAAGCCAGATTGTGGAACATacttgtgatgtgattgatgtcaTGGTGATAATGTTCGATTATTCTCTCTATATTCCCATAAGATAACAGTTAGAATGGGAAAGGCATAATCCTCATCTGCCGAAATTCGACCTTGACTTGAGGTTCTTATATTATTCCTTGTAGTTTGGAGAAAATGGAAAAGAACATATATAATTTGCTTTCAAACAATGTTGAATGCTCATATTCTTCATCAAGACATCAAATGACGTATACCATACAGGCTTCTCTGAATAAAATTGACGGTAAATACCACCTGATCACCAACTTTGTCTTGATTCGTATCCTTCCCTCCCGTGATGGCCTGAACTTAGTTAGCTTTAATGCGTGCGTGGGTGCGTGTTAGCTAGATAATTGACtttcttttttatgtttgtttgatGAATCTACATAATTAGATTCAGTTactttcttttttctgttttttttcggagtaatttttttttaccaagtTCAACTCGGCTCGAAACATGTCTCATTTCTATCAAATGGGTAAAAGCTGATTGAGGAATGAAAAATAAGGAACATTATTATTTTTGATGCACGATCTAGTGGCTAAGGGTCAACGACTCAACGGTATTGATACAGGAAAGGAAATGAAAAGAGCTGAACAATTTTTAGGGGATGATAAGGACGACAATAAAAACAAATTGATTTAACAGGCCGACATGGCTAGACAACAAAGTTTAGTTCTTGTCTTAGTTTTTGTAACAATATTTGATTGCAACAAAAGCACGATGTTACCTCCTTAAGCAAAAGTAGTCAACTAATCTAATCATGTGTAATTAAATAATAAGTCTACTTTTCTCAAAATAAAAGATGAACATGTCTGGACTCTTGGACTCTGAAGTGATATATGCAACactaaaatcaaaatttgatttggtTAGATGAGAAACAAATCATTTATCATATGCCATTTCATAAATTAGAAACAGATCCAGAAAACATAGTTAAAAAATGAACAacgctaggttttttttttttttttacagaacaGGAGTAAGAGCCCCAGATTTCAAATGTTTCATACAAGGTATGCATCAATCAGATATAATGTGATCTACATATAAATATTTTGTATTAGATATAACAAAAGCATTAAATTCACCTATGATATTTGAGGATGGTGTGATACTtctgatttcaccttaaactttTGTTCTTCACTACTGAACAACTTTTTTTCTGCACGAATATTAATGCTTCAGAGATAAACGTAGTAATTGACACTGCCATCACACCCAGTAGCCATGGATCTTCATAGGAATTGAAATCTATGCCAAGCCAATATAAATTGCTCTCAAAATATACTTAAAACGGTTCGACATAAACACTTTAAAAGCTCTACAAAATTGAATAATCACCAAAATAGAGATTATGGTTTATTCTTGATAATAATCGTTAGTATTTTACTGCCCATGCTCAAAGATGCCTCATTTGCATGAGAttaagcttcatctcaagcttatGTTGCTTGCTAAGAGgaatattggcctagagccaacaTTGCACCATCATGGTGTGTTACGAAGTTTATATTGGCCAATAGCCAAtattgcaccatcatggtgcatcaCACCAGTGGATGGCTGGCCGAGAGAATtattgcaccatcatggtgcatcaACCAGTGAAAGGCTGGCTAAGTGCAGTATCGCGCCATCATGGTGCTTTCCACCAGTGCGAGACTGGTCAACGCGAtattgcaccatcatggtgcaatACTCAAATTTGTCATCAGATCAGAACGGAAAATACCACCATCATGATGCAATACTCGTGGGTTGCGTGGCAACGACCACCTGTAATGAAGCAAGCAATCATGTCAAAGTGTACCTAATTTTGagttgtagaaatgtcaataacatatatatagggaagggtgattggttgatggtgcatatagTGGACATGCTcattaagcttcatagcttagccagtAAAACTTATATGATACAAAAGCATCATTATGGTGTGTTGGCGCTCGAGAGAGCTTAACGATGCTTAGGCATCATTGTCGCAAAGTTGCGAACTAAATTCGTATCACCGGTACAATACGAAGAAAATGCCAACGATGCACATTCTTGCGCATCATTTTCAAAACATCCCCTAGCTTATGCAGACTAGGTAATTGCTTGTCTTTGGCCTTACAATACGAGTTGGCTTTAGTTGCTTGTCCCGAACAAAGATGAATTACGGTCACTGCTTGACCCTTTCAAGGTACGAAGGAAGATACATATCCGATCACATGAATTGCAACACTAGTGGTCCAACACTTTTTcattcatatcatctaattgagagGTGATTGTGATATTATGgtaactcatatcatctggctcgacaATGCAATGCAAGAGATGATCGTTACCAGACTTGATGAGGTAAGTTATTATCCATTccctggatgctcatacttcctatcaagtcaTTCGACGTAGGCATGCACCAAAAATGTCTCACATTTGTTGCAATCGAAAGAGATGACGGGGAGCTACTTATGGCACTTTTGTTCATCATATGTGTGTTTTaccttcttttaaaaaaaataaaaaatgattgaATATTGTTATGTAGGCCTCGATTGAACCTATGTGATTTTAGTGAGGATTAAATATCCACAACTCTTAATGCGTTGTACCAACTTCCTCATGTATCCGTGAATCCAATTATGGACAATCTTCATCATGAAACTGCTGCAGAATGAGTAACTTTCGTCGGCGAACATATGAATTTAACCCTACTGGTGATGACTTACGTGGTTGGTTTAATATTGGAAAGAAGGCATTAAAAGGCGCACTAAGGCATTCCAAAAGAGACAACTTCCCATATTCTGAAGGAGTGTTACTTTTAAAGATCAATCCTCTTAGCAACTCCAGGTGCTAGCAGAAGTGTGCAGACAGCTCACAACTTAGTCTCTGACTGgataaaaatttggtttgaagACGAGATGAACATAATTGATGAAGATTGGTTAGTAAAGATGGCCAATATAGTTTGGGAAATCTGGGAAGCACGCTGCAGATGCGTGTTTGAGAACATAAAACCAATAATGGTTATAAGGAATATACAACAACTCAATATAATCACGTGAAAGGGAATGAAAAATAAGAATACCCATGCTCCCATGATAGAAGCAACATGCAGTGAACTCTCTTATACTCGCTAGAAACCACCTTCTAACATGTACTTCTCTATATGTAGTGATGCAGCTTATAAAATAACTGATAAACATCATTCAGGAATTAGACTAATCCTCAATAATTTTGCAGGAAACTTCATGTAAGAAACATGCACTTATGCAGACAGATTAATCAGTGCGGAGCATGCTGAAAGTGAGGGATTGCTGCAAGCTATGGAGTGGGTGAGGAACTTAACATGCAACATGTATGTTTTGAGATGAGTGCGCATGTAGTGGTGGAGGTAGTGGCTCGTGATCATCATAAAGTATCGTGGGAAAATCAATCTACAATTTTAGAAACTCAAACTAAACTTTGCAGCAATCCGTCATGTAGATGCAAGTTTATTAGAAGAAGATGTAATAAGCCAGCTGACTCTTTGGGTAAACATGCTAGAATGTTTAAAGTTTGGATAGAGTATCCTCCAAGTTTTGTTGCCTATGTAATATTGGAGGAAGCAAACAATGTCTCGTATTCTATTTAATAATGAAATTTAATTTagtacaaaaaaaacaaaaaaactaagaCATCCCAAAAAGATGTTTCAAACTTCGCGTGTAATGATTTAAATCTGTAGGGTTTCCTAGGTCATTCCCGAATTCTCGTGGGTGGTAATGAAGTTTCATTTGTTTTCGTATCCGTTTGTTGTTTTATATATTACATTTATATATCACTGGTGTTGTCATTCCAACATTAAGGTTTGATGCATCGCGACGGGGCACGACAGAGCCCCACCATACTAAATGTAGATgacaaaatgtagcatttaccCGAGAACTGACAAATTAAAAGTAATATAGATGAGACACGGAATAAGACTCAAGGTCAGACGTCTAAGAACTGAACCAGATGTCCAAGAATTGGGCCATGGGAAACCAAACAACACAGAGACACGAAACTATGTCCTAGTGCGAAGTTAAGAAGATTCTCTATGATGTCAGCTAAGCAGAGGCCTAAAAAGCTAGGTACTCATAACGAAGAGTTGTCCCAGGTCGGTACAAGCATTAGGGGGAAACTATTAAGTCCAAGTTGTCACGTGTTTAGTCATCTACATGTGATTCTCGTGTTCATATCATGTATAAATATCCAGAAAGGATGATGATGTAAATAAGATCATTTTGATCAATAGAAACCATACTTCCGACTATTTTCTCTCCTCTCTTTGATTCTCTTATAACCTCCGTTAACCTCGACCGACTTAGAAGATAATCAGAAAATCCTAACTCCATACTACCGGAGAACAGTGATCAGCGTGATAATCAAGATTGTTTTCCGAGATTAAGGACTGCAATCTGACATTGTGAAGGTATGTACGATGACTAATTTCGACGTATCTTCACTGGCGCCGACCATTTTTAGAACTTCATGATTTGCACATAATAAAATCACAAATCTAATTCTGATGCATGATTTCATCTAATAACATGAAAAATTGCATGAGAAAGCGTCAAATGCACAAATATTATTGATTTGTGTGTTTATTGGTTCATAATATGATGATTCTGAATgagattgaactttgatgatttttaaGAATTTAATCTCAAAAACATAATCGCCATGATCGGATTTGAAGATCAATGGAAAAAATTTCGATAAAAAAAGAAATTTTCAATTCTAGATCTAGAATCCTCTAGATTCCTAGCTAATATCTTTATGGTTGAAACCTCATATTTCTCATGATCTTTTACAAAGTAATCTCAGATCTAGATTAAACATatgttttgatgatgttgtatgtTTACATTGTTAATTAATAATCTTTGAAAGCATAATGGTTAAATCCGACTGAAACATGATGATAATATGTATGACGTACGCAGATCTATATTCTTGATCTATAATCGCATGTTTATAAATCAGTTAAGATACAAAATTCGATTGTTGTTTGGTTTCACCAACAAATCTTTGATAATAAACTGCTCCGAGTTGAAAAAGTACGAAACATATGATAACTGTTATTTCAGCCAACATAAATGCTTGATCCGTTTGAATCTCATAATTTTGTTAAtccaagaaaaaaataatctGCTAATATGATTGTTAAACATAATTTTAGTAATTCTTTATGCTAATATCTACGACGCGTAATAATTAAGAAATGCTTAATCAACCGCTATCAAGTAATGAAGCACACCAACTTACAACTTTTGCCGCTTAAATTTATGGCGGTGATCTTTCAATAGTCAGATCTCtgtcaatgattttcatcttgacaAAAAATGCTCAACTGACAGATGCCCATCTTAATATTTATGTGGTTGTGAAGCTGTGTAATGGAATGCCAGTAAAGACGGTTATCACCTAGAACAGGTGTAGTCTCACCGTTACGACAAACACAAATTACACTAATAGTGGATCACCTAAGTGTAAACACTCCAGAAGTGCCACAATGAGCTTAACGCCATCAAGCGCACCAATACCATGTGGAAACACAACAACATATACCATGAAAAAacgtgggtctaacaactacacccaatatttcgcttagcaatctgtatggacaaactccaacataatttcaagagaatcaactagacagccagacttcatctttagaaaagtatatcaaatagtttatatctcaattgctcaattcaatccgcatcaaacaaataggaatttgcgatcccgattgaataagagaaataacttggacggtatcacaaaccaatatccaagtgtcaatcatgcaatcaacaacccaaaggacgGATTCAAGAGCTGATTGAACTTGATGCaaaacccgtgatatttcaattatataaacaaatataatgcggaaaagaaataacacagacaccagaaattttgttaacgaggaaaccgcaaatgcagaaaaacccgggacctagtccagctttaaacaccacactgtattaagccgctacatacactagcctactaccaatgaacttcagactgaaatgtagttgagccctaatcaatctcacactgatcaaggtacagttgcgctccttacgtctctgaactccagcaggattctacgcacttgattcccatagctgatctcacccacaactaagagttgctacgacccaaagtcgaagacttgataaacaaatctgtctcacacagaaaagtctattgagatagatgaatctgtctcccacagaaatacctataagttttgttccgtcttttgataaatcaaggttgttagagcactgcttggtcaaactcgcaagcgttgatatctcaagcttgtttgtcaagtttagtgatcaaaactataagtcttgatttctagtctacttatagcgatttcttggactaggatagattgtgtagttgagctttatacttcacgtcgttcatcaattgaagacgaagagccaccaaggagagcttgtggaacctcatcaacaaaaggtatgtggagactgaaattcatctatcactcggaaagtctatttctactctatctcctatttgagacaaaattcgtataactatatagttttcgatttatacacatttgatatctcgagctgagtttaactcgcttacatatttctcgaaatatgtgttggtaaactttcgatttaaccaagttcatcttatattcttgactaaagtcaaaagatgatcatgtgaaaatctcctggtaacatcttacatgatttgtgtgagacagtcattcgatgtagactcagaatatttcgtattgatcattcgatcacttgaaagttgctttgaagctaatagtttgtgtaagatagctattgtcgtcttctaaaaatgttttaatgattgaaatggagtttagaacacttaaccttaatcggattatagacatagtatgtgtacttgcatatatgttgatccaagaccggtgtagtatgcatacccatatgcgtactggcgaggtcaggtgaaTTCCGGGATCCTAGGTATGCGtgcccatatgcgtactggcgaactcagttgaagtccgggaactttggtATGcttaccagtatgcatactgatttgaactgatgtttggatgtgtgacagtatgagtacccgtttgcgtactgtcaaacacagtccaagtccggctacttaagtatgcatacccgtttgcatacttgagtaagttatgttctaaaattggttatgtcatgaaccaatatattaatgaaataaggaatgtaatcttttgcaaaccgtggctataattttcatgaatccatccgagtgaatcaaatcgattctgtttcaattgtgtcttgtatacttctatgagaatgtaaacagttgaataactttagaaattttatttgagtcatttgaactatttgtggttaagatgaatatggttgatataaaagtgttcatatggctaacttcggctacttattgttgagccaacaaggtatacacgtttaggtacggttactcatatctaaatggaggtacatttcatttgtgtgtaacaagctaagttcgatctaacggtttaaagatattagcttgagtctaatcaggttttcatctaacggtgaatattgaatgctttgttaccaaggtaacactgattgcaaaccctgatttgaaaactatataagggagaactttagaaaCTGAGAAACGTAATCCCCACGCTTTTTGcttgatactagttgcaactagatccgattctcctttaaccttaggttttttccaaaaccccgataggttaacgacttgaacacttcattgggattgtgaatccagacccaactattttctttgtagttgcgtgttctgatcttgccggtTTCTATCATatttagtactatcttctctaagatttgctcgagatttaatctctaataggaaagataaaaagtaatcataaacatcttcgtctcatcgtttttgattccacggtatcttgtttcgtttccatacggttaagattattgtgagatgatttataatactagactgttcttcgggaatataagtccggtttatcaattggttcctgtgcaccttgatttattaaaagatgaaacaaaacttatatgtattttttatgtgggagacagatttatctatctcaatagacttttctgtgtgagacatatttgtttatcaagtcttcgactttgagtcgtagcaactcttagttgtgggtgagatcagctaagggaatcaagtgcgtagaatcctgttgtggttcagagacgtaaggagcgcaactgtaccttgataagtgtgcgattgattaggtctcaactacattccagtacgaagttcattgttagtaggctagtgtttgtatagGCTTAacatagtgtggtgttcaaagctggactaggtcccggggtttttctgcatttgcggtttcctcgttaacaaaatttctggtgtctgtgttatttcttttccgcattatattttttcatataattgaaatatcacaggttgtgcattaagatcaatcagttcgtgaatccgacctttgggttgttgattgaattgacacttggatattggtttgtgataccatccaagttatttctcttattcaatcgggatcacaaatttctatttgtttgattgcggattgaattaggaaattgagatataaactctttgatatacttctctaaagattaagtctgactttctagttgattctc
This portion of the Papaver somniferum cultivar HN1 chromosome 11, ASM357369v1, whole genome shotgun sequence genome encodes:
- the LOC113320814 gene encoding SURP and G-patch domain-containing protein 1-like protein isoform X1, with amino-acid sequence MEKRVDSKLFVNDGSFMERFKQLQQGQKVKGAAAEESQSGMSSSGSKHNVETNKAALDLKADNKRKLNPGSSSGKLAFSLKQKSKLVAAPIKLGADEDEEEGDRGNDVHDNSKRQKLEPVVTADRSLEKGDVAPSPPSDPEVKNVADKLASFVAKNGREFEHVTRQRNPGETPFKFLFDTSCADYKYYEYQLIEEEKALAKSRDGQVSHSASTISSVARTSTGGQRIPLQQHSDYQIPASALYEASEESRSSSSNQASSVGRTLSYGGSSASSAADPVAMMEFYMKKAAQEERRRQPRQSKDEMPPPASLQGPAPGKKGHHMGDYIPQEELEKFMASCNDAAAQKAAKEAAERSKIQADNVGHKLLSKMGWKEGEGLGSSKSGRADPVSAGNVKLNNLGVGAVKPDEVKPEDDIYEQYKKRMMLGYRHRPNPLNNPRKQYY
- the LOC113320814 gene encoding SURP and G-patch domain-containing protein 1-like protein isoform X2 yields the protein MEKRVDSKLFVNDGSFMERFKQLQQGQKVKGAAAEESQSGMSSSGSKHNVETNKAALDLKADNKRKLNPGSSSGKLAFSLKQKSKLVAAPIKLGADEDEEEGDRGNDVHDNSKRQKLEPVVTADRSLEKGDVAPSPPSDPEVKNVADKLASFVAKNGREFEHVTRQRNPGETPFKFLFDTSCADYKYYEYQLIEEEKALAKSRDGQVSHSASTISSVARTSTGGQRIPLQQHSDYQIPASALYEASEESRSSSSNQASSVGRTLSYGGSSASSAADPVAMMEFYMKKAAQEERRRQPRQSKDEMPPPASLQGPGKKGHHMGDYIPQEELEKFMASCNDAAAQKAAKEAAERSKIQADNVGHKLLSKMGWKEGEGLGSSKSGRADPVSAGNVKLNNLGVGAVKPDEVKPEDDIYEQYKKRMMLGYRHRPNPLNNPRKQYY